The stretch of DNA CCCCCGCCTATCGCTGCCTGACCCTGACCGACGAGGCCAGTCTGCGGGCGCTGAGCGGCTACCACGGCGACTGAAGCGTTCGGGGACCGGAAACAGAGCGGAGGCTGCGGCTTCCGCTCCTTGCTTATGGGCTGGGCTTATCCGCCCGTCCCCCTTCGCCCCTAGAATCCCCCCATGCGGATTCGCCTCGACCCCTGGCCCGTGGATATGGAAGGCGGGCAACTCGGCCTGAAGCGGTTCGAGGGAGACCTGATCGACATCGAGACGCCGCGCTGGGCGGCCGTCGCGCCCAAGCCTGTTCCGGCGCGGCTGGGCACCGTGTACGTCGTGGACGGCAAGCGGCGCATGGAGTCGCGCGTCTTTATCGAGGACGGGGACGGCGCGGCGGGCATGGGCGGCTTCGGGGCCTACGTGGTGGGGGCGGTGGAACTGTGCCCCCACGGCACCCGTCCGGCCACCCTGCGCGAGGTGCGGGCGCAGCGGCTGCTCGCCCACGCGCCGGGACTGCGGGTGGACCCCTGCCTTCTCTCGCCCCGTGACCCGCACACCGGGCAGCTTCAGTACGCGCCCGTGCAGGCCGACAGCGCTGAGCCGCTTGCGCCGCTGCACAAGCTGCAACAGGTCATGCTGGCCGCCGAACAGGAGCTGTCGCACGGGCTGGCCTCGCGGGTCCCCTTCGACGAGGGGGACGACCGCGAGGCGCTGACCGCGCTCACCATTCAGGACGGCACCCTCCGCAGCCAGAATCTGGGGGGCGCGGTGGTGGGCTGCGTCAAGACGATGCAGACCCAGTACCTGCCCCCCGACCGGGCCGGGCTGCTGACCGACCTGAAGCCCGGTGATCGCACGCCGATCCTGCACATGCGCTACGAGAACAACCGCATCACCCGTTTTATCTGGTACGTGCGGCTGTGCGAGGCCGCCTTCTACCAGCACCCCATGTCGGGCGTGATGCGGCTGGAGATGTACGCGCCGGAAGAACCTGACTTCCTGCCGCCCATCGTGCGGACGGTGGCGAACGTGAGCGGTCCGTTGCTGTGCCGCCTCGCCAGCCAGCCGCACAAGGACCCCCGTGCCCCGCAGAACCTGATCCCGACCGCTGCGTTGGAGCACGCGATGACCCGCGCGATGGGGAGCGCCGATCTGGTGACGCGGCGCCTGCGGGCGCACATTGCCCGTGAACTGGGGGTCGCCTCGTGAGCCTTTCAGGACAGGAGCAGGGCGAGCGCATCGGCATGGTCCTCGGCACCGAGGACGCCACCCCGGTTTCCTTCTGGTTCGCGGTGACGCCCGGTGCGAGTGTGGGCATGGACGACCTCGTGGTGGTGGCAACGCGGAAGCCCGACGGCTCGCCCGTGCACTTCTATGGCCTCGTGGATCACGTCCGCACCCGGCACGAGGGCGTCACCTTCGACAGCGACGTGCAGGATGTGGTCGCGGGGCTCCTCCCGGCTTCGGTGAGCTACGCGGCCCGCGTGCTCGTGACCCGCGTCAGCCCCGAGAACTTCATTCCGCCCCAGCCCGGCGACGAGGTGCGGCACGCGCGGGGCGAGGACCTGCGGCTGGCGCTGAGTGCGGACAAGATGAAGCGCTCCTTTCCCGGCGGCCTCCTCGCGGACGGACAGGTCTTGCCCCTGAACTACCAGTTCGTCAACGGTGAGCAGGGCGGCCACATCAACATCAGCGGGATTTCCGGCGTGGCGACGAAGACGAGTTACGCCCTGTTCCTGCTGCACGCCATCTTCCGCAGCGGCGTGCTGGACACCCACGGCGAGGGCCACCGCACCCGCGCCCTGATCTTCAACGTGAAGGGCGAGGATTTGCTGTTCCTCGACCAGCCCAACCGCGAGGTGGATGGGGTCGAGCGCGGCGTGCAGGCCGCCAAAGGCCTTCCTGCCGGGCGCTATGACCTGCTGGGCCTCCCCGCCAGTCCCTTCCGCGACGTGCAGTTCCTCGCGCCCCCGAAGGCCGGGGCGGGCGACGTGATCGTGCCCGACGTGGAGCAGCGGTCCGGCGGTGTAACTCCCTTTGTGTTCAGCCTGCGCGAGTTCTGTCAGCGGCGGATGCTGCCCTACGTCTTCCCGGATGGCAACGCCAGCCTCAACCTGGGCTTCGTGATCGGCAACATCGAGGAAAAGCTGGCCCGCCTCGCCGCCGGGGACGACGCGCCGTACCTCACCGTGGAGGACTGGCAGCCCGACACCGAAACGCTGCTCTCGGAGGACGTGCGTTTCGACGACATGGGCAAGACGCGCATCCAGACCTTCGCGCAGCTCATCTCCTACCTCGAATACAAGCTGCTGGAGCACAACGACGGCGAGGGCGACCCCAAGTGGGTGCTCAAGCAGAACCAGGGCACCCTCCGCGCCTTCGTCCGGCGCCTGCGCGGGGTGCAGAAGCATCTCGCGCCGCTG from Deinococcus sp. HSC-46F16 encodes:
- a CDS encoding DNA double-strand break repair nuclease NurA; its protein translation is MRIRLDPWPVDMEGGQLGLKRFEGDLIDIETPRWAAVAPKPVPARLGTVYVVDGKRRMESRVFIEDGDGAAGMGGFGAYVVGAVELCPHGTRPATLREVRAQRLLAHAPGLRVDPCLLSPRDPHTGQLQYAPVQADSAEPLAPLHKLQQVMLAAEQELSHGLASRVPFDEGDDREALTALTIQDGTLRSQNLGGAVVGCVKTMQTQYLPPDRAGLLTDLKPGDRTPILHMRYENNRITRFIWYVRLCEAAFYQHPMSGVMRLEMYAPEEPDFLPPIVRTVANVSGPLLCRLASQPHKDPRAPQNLIPTAALEHAMTRAMGSADLVTRRLRAHIARELGVAS
- a CDS encoding ATP-binding protein; translation: MVLGTEDATPVSFWFAVTPGASVGMDDLVVVATRKPDGSPVHFYGLVDHVRTRHEGVTFDSDVQDVVAGLLPASVSYAARVLVTRVSPENFIPPQPGDEVRHARGEDLRLALSADKMKRSFPGGLLADGQVLPLNYQFVNGEQGGHINISGISGVATKTSYALFLLHAIFRSGVLDTHGEGHRTRALIFNVKGEDLLFLDQPNREVDGVERGVQAAKGLPAGRYDLLGLPASPFRDVQFLAPPKAGAGDVIVPDVEQRSGGVTPFVFSLREFCQRRMLPYVFPDGNASLNLGFVIGNIEEKLARLAAGDDAPYLTVEDWQPDTETLLSEDVRFDDMGKTRIQTFAQLISYLEYKLLEHNDGEGDPKWVLKQNQGTLRAFVRRLRGVQKHLAPLVRGDLTSARAAQYRPNLLKAGVQTSVVDIHKLGAHAQSFVVGVLLRELFEHKERYGRQDTVFVVLDELNKYAPREGDSPIKDVLLDIAERGRSLGIILIGAQQTASEVERRIVSNAAIRVVGRLDLAEAERPEYRFLPQSFRARAGILQPGTMLVSQPDVPNPVLVNYPFPAWATRRDEVAEEVGQGTEDAGNDWLGL